A section of the Methanoregula formicica SMSP genome encodes:
- a CDS encoding TMEM175 family protein encodes MDPISKVNLERITNGIYAFTMTLMVRNITTPVAGSITTDTSFVLYLVSVILEIIDFAGAFLILGMFWLFYFQMFHRMKTFDFRFIYLHLLSLMIVVFVPFTQSFASMSDEVPASNILFQVNYLALSLVLVWQWHHARTHIELLEPALEETEASFLAKKFLVPLGVAVLGVAFIWAGIGYIDILYLAPFVVLGLFFRSGPVKAG; translated from the coding sequence ATGGACCCGATCAGCAAGGTGAACCTCGAACGGATCACGAACGGCATCTACGCGTTCACGATGACCCTGATGGTAAGGAACATCACGACACCCGTGGCAGGGTCGATAACAACAGACACCTCCTTTGTTCTTTACCTTGTCTCGGTCATCCTGGAGATCATCGACTTTGCCGGCGCATTTCTGATCCTCGGCATGTTCTGGCTTTTTTACTTCCAGATGTTTCACCGGATGAAGACCTTTGATTTCCGGTTCATCTACCTCCACCTGCTCTCGCTGATGATCGTGGTCTTTGTCCCTTTCACCCAGAGTTTCGCTTCCATGAGCGACGAGGTCCCGGCCTCGAACATCCTTTTCCAGGTCAACTATCTCGCCCTCTCCCTTGTCCTTGTCTGGCAGTGGCACCATGCCCGCACGCACATAGAACTCCTTGAGCCGGCGCTTGAGGAGACCGAGGCATCGTTCCTGGCAAAAAAATTCCTCGTGCCGCTTGGCGTGGCGGTGCTCGGGGTTGCTTTCATCTGGGCGGGAATCGGGTACATCGATATTCTGTACCTTGCGCCGTTTGTTGTGCTGGGCCTGTTCTTCCGGAGCGGGCCGGTGAAGGCAGGTTGA
- a CDS encoding M13 family metallopeptidase, translating into MKRLLLIVSLIACLAAAGCTTPIGTGAGHPVSATPAPQPWYTLNESIRPGDDFYTHVNDAWQRENPIPADKKYVGTLTLLRDKADEDLHALMSRAANATVTTTDRNTALIGQFYRSGMDTQAIDAEGLETLSADLAAIDAIGSREDLANVTVVLLERGATPLYFYLGEVNTRNTTEVIATLWQGGLGMPDRDYYTRTDNKSVATQEAYQDHIRKVLVLSGESGAQAAADAKTIYAMEKTLALGQFTNEENRDPQRTTNVYTLAELKERWPSIGWDRLTSIPGSGQVTKVNVYQPKYLDTLEKEISTAPLADWKLYLRYRLIDETSPYLGASFEEEHFAFYDRTLNGVTEMLPRWKRVVHTGDSQLGDLVGKQYVAEYVDPRTHGMVTGMFQTIRQTFDARMGNLTWMGSATKERAREKLAAMRQKIAYPDTWMDYAGLELTGSYSGNVRAASAYNLIHGPYGLGRIGRPVDPDVWFMSPQTVNAYYNPSTNEIVFPAAILQPPFFDPDADAARNYGALGAVVAHEMTHGFDDQGRQYDKDGNLADWWTEEDRAQFTGRTALLVSEYNQFEVLPGLPLNGNLTLGENIADLGGVTIAYHAWRSAAGPASDPVNEREFFYAYAQVWRENAREEAERNWVYTDPHSASKYRVNGVVFNIPEFYETFPEIQPGDALYRNESERAVIW; encoded by the coding sequence GTGAAACGCTTGCTCCTGATCGTATCGCTTATTGCCTGTCTCGCTGCTGCCGGGTGCACCACCCCCATTGGTACCGGGGCGGGACATCCGGTGAGCGCAACGCCGGCTCCCCAGCCGTGGTACACGCTGAATGAATCCATCCGGCCGGGTGACGACTTTTATACCCATGTGAATGACGCCTGGCAGCGGGAGAATCCGATTCCTGCCGACAAGAAGTATGTCGGGACCCTTACCCTGTTGCGCGACAAGGCTGACGAAGATCTCCATGCCCTCATGAGCCGGGCCGCGAACGCGACCGTAACGACGACAGACCGGAACACCGCCCTCATCGGGCAGTTCTACCGCTCGGGAATGGACACGCAGGCGATCGATGCCGAAGGGCTCGAAACGCTTTCCGCGGACCTTGCTGCGATCGATGCGATTGGTTCCCGGGAGGACCTGGCGAACGTCACCGTCGTCCTGCTGGAGCGCGGGGCAACCCCGCTCTATTTCTACCTGGGCGAGGTCAATACACGGAATACTACCGAAGTGATCGCGACGCTCTGGCAGGGTGGGCTCGGCATGCCCGACCGCGACTATTACACGCGGACGGACAATAAGAGCGTGGCAACGCAGGAGGCCTACCAGGACCACATCAGGAAGGTACTGGTCCTCTCCGGAGAATCCGGGGCACAGGCCGCCGCGGATGCAAAGACGATCTATGCCATGGAGAAGACCCTTGCCCTCGGCCAGTTCACGAACGAGGAGAACCGCGACCCGCAGCGGACAACCAATGTCTACACCCTTGCGGAACTGAAGGAGCGCTGGCCGTCGATCGGATGGGACCGGCTCACGTCCATTCCGGGATCCGGGCAGGTGACGAAGGTGAACGTGTACCAGCCGAAGTACCTGGACACCCTGGAGAAGGAGATCTCGACTGCACCGCTCGCGGACTGGAAACTCTATCTCCGGTACCGGCTGATCGATGAAACCTCACCGTACCTCGGCGCATCCTTCGAGGAGGAACATTTTGCTTTCTATGACCGGACCCTCAACGGCGTGACCGAGATGCTGCCCCGATGGAAACGGGTCGTGCACACCGGCGACTCCCAGCTGGGCGACCTTGTGGGAAAACAGTACGTTGCCGAATACGTCGACCCCCGTACCCACGGCATGGTGACCGGGATGTTCCAAACGATCCGGCAGACGTTCGATGCACGGATGGGGAACCTCACCTGGATGGGCAGCGCCACAAAAGAACGGGCCCGGGAGAAACTCGCTGCCATGCGCCAGAAGATCGCATACCCGGACACATGGATGGATTACGCGGGCCTGGAACTCACCGGCTCCTACAGCGGGAATGTCCGTGCTGCCTCGGCATACAACCTGATCCACGGGCCCTATGGACTCGGACGGATTGGCCGGCCGGTTGACCCGGATGTCTGGTTCATGTCGCCGCAGACCGTGAATGCGTATTACAACCCGTCGACAAACGAGATTGTCTTCCCCGCGGCGATCCTCCAGCCGCCGTTCTTTGACCCGGATGCGGACGCCGCAAGGAACTACGGCGCTCTCGGGGCGGTGGTTGCCCACGAGATGACGCACGGGTTCGATGATCAGGGCCGGCAGTATGACAAGGACGGGAACCTTGCAGACTGGTGGACGGAAGAGGATAGAGCGCAGTTCACCGGCCGCACTGCCCTCCTCGTGAGCGAGTATAACCAGTTCGAGGTCCTTCCCGGCCTCCCCCTCAATGGCAACCTGACCCTGGGGGAGAACATCGCGGACCTCGGGGGCGTAACGATTGCCTACCATGCCTGGAGGAGTGCCGCAGGACCGGCATCCGATCCGGTAAATGAGCGGGAGTTCTTCTATGCATATGCCCAGGTCTGGCGGGAGAACGCCCGGGAGGAGGCGGAGCGGAACTGGGTATACACCGACCCGCATTCGGCATCGAAATACCGGGTCAACGGCGTTGTCTTCAACATCCCCGAGTTCTATGAGACATTCCCGGAGATCCAACCGGGCGATGCCCTGTACCGGAACGAGAGCGAGCGGGCGGTGATCTGGTGA
- a CDS encoding OsmC family protein: protein MSTEIPWAESRKEWKPVDMIVTYTGNGAFTARTVSGDITFPMEAPVGMGGHGNAPNPIQYLIGSLGGCIGVKILLALGDNGIVPSEMKIAIHGTRKKTMPAFFDHVHLVITLRADVDDAMMKHIIDETLARLCPIAAMFAEVGEVAAECRIEKP, encoded by the coding sequence ATGAGCACGGAGATCCCCTGGGCCGAATCGCGGAAGGAGTGGAAACCGGTTGACATGATTGTTACGTACACCGGCAATGGTGCGTTCACTGCCCGCACAGTCTCCGGTGACATTACCTTTCCGATGGAGGCCCCGGTCGGTATGGGCGGGCATGGGAATGCCCCGAATCCCATCCAGTACCTTATCGGCTCGCTCGGGGGATGCATTGGCGTGAAGATCCTGCTGGCTCTTGGAGATAACGGCATCGTACCGTCAGAGATGAAGATTGCGATCCACGGGACGCGGAAGAAGACGATGCCGGCATTTTTCGATCATGTTCATCTGGTGATCACGCTGCGGGCGGATGTGGATGACGCGATGATGAAGCACATTATCGATGAGACGCTTGCCCGGCTCTGCCCGATCGCTGCGATGTTTGCTGAAGTCGGCGAAGTGGCGGCAGAGTGCCGGATCGAAAAGCCCTGA
- a CDS encoding bifunctional 5,6,7,8-tetrahydromethanopterin hydro-lyase/3-hexulose-6-phosphate synthase gives MYLVGEALIGDGAELAHIDLLMGDKEGPVGNAFANAISQLSQGHTPLLAVVRPNLLTKPATVIIPKVTLKDMDQVNEMFGPVQAAVAKAVADCVEENAFAGLDIENTVIICSAFVHPDAKDYNKIYRYNYGATKLAIHRALEKFPDTKTLVFEKDRAAHAIMGFKVTRLWDPPYLQVAMDLVDMGKVAQVLKSVPDNDHVIIEAGTPLIKKFGLSVLGEIRKLRPNAFIIADMKILDTGNLEARMAADATADAVVVSGLAPTSTIEKAISEARKVGIYSIIDMLNVTNPAKLIASLKVKPDIVELHRAIDVEETAHAWGDIPAIKKAAGGKLLVATAGGIRVDVVKEALKSGADILVVGRAITASKDIGHAADEFLEQLNRDEIDQFRVMTDF, from the coding sequence ATGTATCTTGTCGGAGAAGCACTGATTGGCGATGGCGCGGAACTGGCGCACATCGACCTCCTTATGGGAGATAAGGAAGGCCCGGTCGGGAACGCGTTCGCAAACGCGATCTCGCAGCTTTCCCAGGGGCACACGCCCCTTCTTGCCGTAGTACGCCCGAACCTGCTGACCAAGCCTGCGACTGTCATCATCCCGAAGGTCACCTTGAAGGACATGGACCAGGTCAACGAGATGTTCGGCCCGGTGCAGGCCGCGGTTGCGAAGGCTGTAGCCGACTGCGTTGAGGAGAACGCCTTTGCCGGTCTCGACATCGAGAACACCGTTATCATCTGCTCGGCGTTTGTCCACCCGGATGCAAAGGACTACAACAAGATCTACCGCTACAACTACGGGGCGACGAAGCTTGCGATCCACCGGGCGCTCGAGAAGTTCCCGGACACCAAGACGCTTGTTTTCGAGAAGGACCGTGCAGCCCATGCCATCATGGGCTTCAAGGTTACCCGGCTCTGGGACCCGCCGTACCTGCAGGTGGCAATGGATCTCGTGGACATGGGCAAGGTTGCCCAGGTCCTGAAGAGCGTGCCCGACAACGACCACGTGATCATCGAGGCCGGCACCCCGCTCATCAAGAAGTTCGGCCTCTCGGTGCTTGGCGAGATCCGGAAACTCCGCCCGAACGCGTTCATCATCGCGGACATGAAGATCCTCGACACCGGCAATCTCGAAGCCCGCATGGCGGCCGATGCAACGGCCGACGCGGTCGTGGTCTCGGGCCTTGCCCCGACCTCCACCATCGAGAAGGCGATCTCCGAGGCCCGGAAGGTCGGCATCTACTCGATCATCGATATGCTGAACGTCACGAACCCGGCAAAACTGATCGCGAGCCTGAAAGTAAAACCTGACATCGTGGAGCTCCACCGCGCAATCGATGTGGAAGAGACCGCCCATGCCTGGGGCGACATCCCGGCCATCAAGAAGGCGGCAGGCGGCAAGCTGCTGGTCGCAACCGCCGGCGGTATCCGCGTGGATGTTGTGAAGGAAGCGCTGAAGTCCGGCGCCGACATCCTCGTGGTCGGCCGTGCTATCACTGCGAGCAAGGACATCGGCCATGCTGCCGACGAGTTCTTAGAGCAGCTCAACCGTGATGAGATTGACCAGTTCAGGGTTATGACGGATTTCTAA
- a CDS encoding manganese efflux pump MntP, giving the protein MDLVTPVLIGIALAMDCLAVSLAIGTSTKANLLKTALIIALCFGSFQAGMTLVGWAAGTGLTVFIAGFDHWVAFILLAVIGAKMIHEGLETGEEEEKISNLAFVPVMLLSFATSIDALAVGVSFAFLHMDVLMPALIIGIVAFIFSCAGVLSGIQLKSVLGKRIEIAGGLILIAIGLNILLSHMIAG; this is encoded by the coding sequence ATGGACCTCGTCACCCCCGTTCTCATTGGCATCGCGCTTGCAATGGACTGCCTGGCAGTCTCTCTTGCCATCGGGACATCGACAAAGGCAAATCTTTTGAAAACAGCGCTCATCATTGCGCTCTGCTTTGGGAGTTTCCAGGCCGGCATGACGCTGGTTGGATGGGCTGCCGGCACCGGATTAACGGTGTTTATTGCCGGGTTCGATCACTGGGTGGCGTTCATCCTGCTCGCGGTCATTGGCGCAAAGATGATCCATGAAGGGCTGGAAACCGGGGAAGAAGAAGAGAAGATCAGCAACCTTGCCTTTGTTCCGGTGATGCTTCTCTCTTTTGCAACAAGCATCGATGCTCTTGCGGTGGGTGTGTCCTTTGCATTCCTCCACATGGATGTGCTTATGCCCGCTCTCATCATTGGGATCGTGGCCTTCATTTTTTCGTGTGCGGGTGTTTTATCGGGAATACAGCTCAAGTCCGTTCTCGGGAAACGGATCGAGATCGCGGGTGGCCTTATCCTGATCGCGATCGGGCTGAATATCCTTCTCTCGCACATGATCGCAGGATAG
- a CDS encoding PhzF family phenazine biosynthesis protein, giving the protein MEAELHLVDAFTSSPFRGNTAGVCIPDGPADDTWMQQVAAELKHSETAFLSPEGQGWRLRWFTPAKEIELCGHATLAAASVLYETRRVPEDREIVFETLSGRLTARKDGDWISMDFPAEPPKTSMAIPGLGQALGIEPLYTGRNRFDILVELPLADDVCSLEPDMEALALIKARGIIVTAVSDLPHFDFVSRFFAPAVGVPEDPVTGSAHCCLAPYWGEKLNKTEMTGFQCSVRGGSVRVRLAGDRIILSGNAVQVFSGKLLV; this is encoded by the coding sequence ATGGAAGCAGAACTGCACCTCGTTGACGCCTTCACGAGTTCACCGTTCCGCGGGAACACGGCGGGTGTCTGTATCCCGGACGGCCCGGCTGACGATACATGGATGCAGCAGGTGGCCGCCGAGCTGAAGCACTCCGAGACCGCGTTCCTCTCCCCTGAGGGGCAGGGCTGGCGGCTGCGGTGGTTCACGCCCGCAAAGGAGATCGAGCTGTGCGGGCATGCAACACTTGCGGCAGCGTCAGTTCTCTACGAGACCCGCCGCGTTCCAGAAGACCGGGAGATCGTTTTCGAAACGCTCTCCGGCAGGCTGACAGCCCGAAAGGACGGCGACTGGATCAGCATGGACTTCCCGGCCGAACCCCCGAAGACCTCCATGGCGATCCCCGGCCTCGGTCAGGCGCTTGGGATCGAGCCGCTCTACACCGGCCGGAACCGGTTCGACATCCTTGTCGAGCTTCCCCTTGCCGATGATGTATGCAGCCTGGAACCGGACATGGAGGCACTCGCCCTCATCAAGGCGCGGGGCATCATTGTTACGGCGGTATCCGATCTGCCGCATTTTGACTTTGTCTCACGGTTCTTTGCGCCGGCCGTTGGCGTGCCCGAGGACCCGGTGACCGGCTCGGCCCACTGCTGCCTTGCGCCGTACTGGGGAGAGAAGCTGAACAAGACGGAGATGACCGGGTTCCAGTGCTCAGTACGGGGAGGATCGGTACGAGTGAGACTTGCGGGCGACCGGATCATCCTTTCGGGCAATGCGGTGCAGGTCTTCTCGGGAAAACTCCTCGTATAA
- a CDS encoding AMP-binding protein: MVEGSYTCGTSAVPLLGMTIGEMVDSIAAKYPDTDAVVSMHQNIRWTYKEFLEQVDTVARALMGLGVEKGNRVGIWAMNYAEWVVVQFATSKIGAIMVNINPAYRTYELEYVLKQAEIQTLIVQGRFKTSDYVGMFYEACPEVYECKPGKIASEKFPFLKHAIFLGDIPYNGMFTWGDFLKKSEEISVDELKERGEGLTFDDPINIQYTSGTTGFPKGVVLTHHNVLNNGYIIGEGMGFSDKDRLCIPVPFYHCFGMVLSNLACVTHGSTMVLPAPTFDAEEVLKTVEKEHCTALHGVPTMFIAELAHPNFAKYDLRSLRTGIMAGSPCPIEVMKEVNTRMNMSEIVIVYGQTETAPGVTMTTTKDPLDRRVTTVGRAFPHTELKIIDPNTGKIVPTGAIGEICARGYCVMKCYYNNPAATHATLDKDRWNHTGDLGTMDDEGYFKIVGRLKDMVIRGGENIYPREIEEFLHHHEKISDVYITGVPDVKYGEELCAWVKLKPGVTMTEQEVKDYCKGKIARYKIPRYVLFVQEFPITISGKIQKFKMREESIKVLGLEEAAHIQTA, encoded by the coding sequence ATGGTCGAGGGCAGTTACACGTGCGGAACATCAGCAGTCCCCCTGCTGGGCATGACCATCGGCGAGATGGTCGATAGTATTGCGGCAAAATACCCGGACACCGATGCGGTCGTGTCCATGCACCAGAATATCCGGTGGACCTACAAGGAATTCCTCGAACAGGTGGACACCGTTGCCCGGGCACTGATGGGCCTTGGCGTAGAGAAGGGCAACCGCGTCGGCATCTGGGCGATGAACTATGCCGAGTGGGTCGTGGTGCAGTTTGCCACCTCCAAGATCGGCGCCATCATGGTGAACATCAACCCGGCGTACCGGACCTACGAGCTCGAGTACGTGCTCAAGCAGGCCGAGATCCAGACCCTGATCGTCCAGGGCCGGTTCAAGACCTCGGACTACGTGGGAATGTTCTACGAGGCCTGCCCCGAGGTGTATGAATGCAAGCCCGGCAAGATCGCAAGCGAGAAGTTCCCGTTCTTAAAGCACGCGATCTTCCTTGGTGACATCCCCTATAACGGCATGTTCACGTGGGGGGATTTCCTGAAAAAATCCGAGGAGATCTCTGTTGACGAACTGAAAGAGCGTGGCGAGGGACTCACCTTTGACGATCCCATCAACATCCAGTACACGAGCGGCACCACGGGATTCCCGAAAGGTGTTGTCCTGACGCACCACAATGTCCTCAACAACGGGTACATCATCGGAGAAGGCATGGGCTTTTCCGACAAGGACCGGCTCTGCATTCCCGTCCCGTTCTACCACTGTTTCGGCATGGTCCTCTCCAACCTCGCCTGCGTCACCCATGGCTCGACCATGGTCCTGCCCGCACCGACCTTCGACGCCGAGGAAGTCCTCAAGACCGTCGAGAAGGAGCACTGCACGGCTCTCCACGGCGTCCCGACCATGTTCATCGCCGAGCTCGCCCACCCGAACTTCGCGAAGTACGACCTCCGTTCCCTCCGGACCGGCATCATGGCCGGTTCTCCCTGCCCCATTGAAGTGATGAAAGAAGTCAACACCCGGATGAATATGAGCGAGATCGTGATCGTGTACGGCCAGACCGAGACTGCTCCCGGCGTCACCATGACCACGACAAAGGACCCGCTCGACCGCCGGGTCACGACCGTTGGCCGGGCATTCCCGCACACCGAGCTCAAGATCATCGACCCCAATACCGGCAAGATCGTCCCCACGGGAGCGATTGGCGAGATCTGCGCTCGTGGCTACTGCGTGATGAAGTGCTACTACAACAATCCCGCGGCCACCCATGCAACGCTCGACAAGGATCGCTGGAACCATACGGGAGACCTCGGCACCATGGACGATGAGGGATATTTCAAGATCGTTGGCCGGCTCAAGGACATGGTGATCCGGGGCGGCGAGAACATCTATCCCCGCGAGATCGAAGAGTTCCTGCACCACCACGAGAAGATCTCCGATGTCTACATCACAGGGGTGCCGGATGTCAAGTACGGAGAGGAGCTTTGCGCCTGGGTGAAACTGAAACCGGGCGTGACCATGACCGAGCAGGAGGTCAAGGACTATTGCAAAGGGAAGATCGCCCGGTACAAGATCCCCCGGTACGTGCTGTTCGTGCAGGAGTTCCCGATCACAATCTCGGGAAAGATCCAGAAGTTCAAGATGCGCGAAGAATCAATCAAGGTGCTCGGCCTGGAAGAGGCTGCGCATATCCAGACAGCGTAA
- a CDS encoding PGF-pre-PGF domain-containing protein, whose protein sequence is MAATKITCDGVYTYDELDVPLMEGKTYCSLNADVNSTKTLGNVTSFDKTFTLQSNGHTILLNNTLRFNGVGKTVTFADAARFQYDPDGTNDRFLDASLIKLDGTSMTITTNGNPVLSAGSFSKTGINVSGNSNNLGAWEISGSSISPIVNVSGSQNQITLSSSSTVASSLAAAKGINLVGDSNTISFNTTNITAAGGKVWLESTASGNTLSDTGFVPVVYIYNGTAVKNTYAWYFFNESWSPSGLNQNMTINVTHCLPLAGNVGISANFTNMSGTVTDQHTNTSLDVVNGYSGGLLFNYTKNTVFYKFPAEIPVNITFGDNSFGSSYQEFKIGTVVVLNFDPVHSVTMPSGMQFNETQTTNWSTIPDFTAASNLRFVAEDAATHTLRGNLSFSDILDLTDPTTGSALQNLGNNLNIASAGNSIDLIVSSAGMSAFNKKAILTVYPTGFNFASGNDIKITATTDAGTSYVLYNKGIWLDKAGFVATGDDVTIGSGWIRLPVQHFSKYDFGEGSSGSGSSSGSSTSGNGGSSDPPGMTSVSKTKDVVNVGGGSAVTSVEAVGTNLGKNLVITARPVSPLPSTIKSLSTPVYQYISITTSTIPGTLSQAILSFNVPKSWLSANALTKGDIVMMHYVNGQWQALETRFISENADSVRYEAISPSFSYFAIAYQQNGTNMSAVSTSSATTAVVTMSSDKMSSGMNPTTPRITVASITTTQTTVASSSLLSPPVEGTPISIMVVTGILGVAAIIMGAFLVHRRSVRRQNPTLFDNSR, encoded by the coding sequence ATGGCGGCAACGAAAATAACATGTGATGGTGTTTATACTTATGATGAACTTGATGTCCCACTCATGGAAGGGAAGACGTACTGTTCCCTGAACGCCGATGTCAATTCAACGAAGACATTGGGGAATGTAACCTCATTCGATAAGACGTTTACCCTCCAATCCAATGGCCATACGATCCTTCTCAACAATACCCTCCGGTTCAACGGTGTCGGTAAAACAGTCACATTTGCGGATGCTGCACGCTTCCAGTACGATCCGGATGGTACCAATGATCGGTTCCTCGATGCAAGCCTGATTAAGCTGGATGGCACTAGCATGACCATTACCACTAATGGGAATCCAGTCCTTTCAGCCGGATCGTTCAGCAAAACGGGGATTAATGTCAGCGGGAACAGCAACAATCTCGGTGCCTGGGAAATTTCCGGCTCGTCAATCTCCCCGATTGTCAATGTTTCCGGTTCCCAGAACCAGATCACCCTCTCATCTTCTTCAACGGTAGCATCCTCGCTGGCAGCGGCAAAGGGGATAAACCTTGTCGGAGATTCCAACACAATCTCCTTTAACACCACAAACATCACGGCAGCCGGGGGGAAAGTATGGCTTGAATCCACTGCATCTGGAAATACTTTGTCAGATACCGGGTTTGTGCCGGTAGTATACATATACAACGGGACTGCGGTAAAAAACACATATGCATGGTATTTCTTTAACGAAAGCTGGTCACCCTCCGGATTAAACCAGAATATGACTATCAACGTCACTCATTGTCTCCCCCTTGCCGGGAATGTGGGAATATCTGCAAATTTCACCAATATGTCGGGCACTGTCACAGATCAGCACACGAATACATCCCTTGATGTGGTCAATGGCTATTCCGGAGGACTCCTGTTCAATTATACCAAGAATACTGTTTTTTACAAGTTCCCTGCAGAGATCCCTGTCAATATAACATTTGGTGACAACTCATTCGGGAGCTCATACCAGGAATTCAAAATCGGTACTGTTGTAGTCCTGAACTTCGATCCTGTACATTCTGTCACCATGCCCAGCGGGATGCAGTTCAATGAGACGCAGACCACCAACTGGTCGACTATCCCGGACTTCACTGCCGCATCCAACCTTCGCTTTGTTGCCGAAGATGCAGCAACACACACACTCCGCGGTAACCTGAGTTTCTCAGACATCCTTGATCTGACAGATCCGACAACCGGTTCCGCCCTTCAAAACCTCGGTAATAACCTGAACATCGCTTCTGCGGGAAACAGCATAGACCTTATTGTATCTTCTGCAGGAATGTCAGCATTCAACAAGAAAGCAATCTTAACCGTCTACCCAACGGGATTTAACTTTGCATCAGGAAATGACATCAAGATCACTGCCACAACGGATGCTGGTACATCCTATGTCCTTTATAACAAAGGCATATGGCTTGATAAAGCTGGATTTGTTGCCACTGGCGACGATGTAACGATCGGCTCCGGCTGGATCCGACTCCCGGTCCAACACTTCAGCAAATATGATTTCGGCGAGGGGTCATCCGGCAGCGGATCCAGCAGCGGATCATCCACGAGCGGGAATGGCGGCAGTTCCGATCCCCCTGGAATGACCTCAGTTTCAAAGACAAAGGATGTGGTTAATGTCGGAGGCGGTTCGGCCGTGACAAGCGTGGAGGCAGTTGGTACTAACCTTGGGAAAAATCTTGTCATCACCGCCCGACCGGTGAGCCCCCTGCCCTCGACCATCAAATCACTTTCAACACCCGTTTACCAATATATCTCAATCACGACTAGTACTATCCCCGGTACACTCAGCCAGGCAATTCTCTCATTCAATGTACCAAAATCATGGCTCTCTGCTAACGCGCTCACGAAAGGGGATATCGTCATGATGCACTATGTCAACGGACAGTGGCAAGCACTCGAGACCCGGTTTATCTCAGAAAACGCAGACTCCGTGAGGTATGAGGCAATCTCCCCGAGTTTCTCCTACTTTGCAATCGCTTACCAGCAGAATGGCACAAACATGTCGGCAGTATCAACATCATCAGCTACCACTGCAGTAGTTACTATGTCTTCGGATAAGATGTCCTCCGGCATGAACCCTACGACCCCAAGGATAACGGTGGCATCGATCACAACAACACAAACAACGGTTGCATCATCATCCCTGTTGTCGCCACCTGTTGAAGGGACGCCCATTTCGATAATGGTTGTAACCGGAATACTTGGGGTCGCGGCAATCATCATGGGGGCATTCCTTGTTCACCGGCGGTCGGTGCGCCGTCAGAACCCTACATTATTTGATAATTCAAGATAA
- a CDS encoding FxLYD domain-containing protein has product MNGDRLMPVLGFVLIILAASTMAGCISPKTETTVPETITSIPQNFNANDCFFQVDDSAHSMNYGPVREITITGHVSNICSIPMDKLTVRATFYDTTGKRLASADGYAGRVGYHEIVPFTLTADIPSDAGAFRYTLEPVFLR; this is encoded by the coding sequence ATGAACGGTGATCGTCTCATGCCGGTTCTTGGCTTTGTGCTTATTATCCTTGCTGCATCTACCATGGCGGGATGTATATCGCCGAAGACTGAGACAACGGTGCCGGAGACCATCACCTCGATACCGCAGAACTTCAATGCAAACGACTGCTTCTTCCAGGTCGATGATTCTGCGCACAGCATGAATTACGGGCCGGTGCGGGAGATCACGATCACCGGTCATGTCAGCAACATCTGCAGCATCCCGATGGACAAGCTCACGGTGCGGGCAACATTCTATGACACTACCGGAAAACGACTCGCTTCGGCCGACGGGTATGCCGGGCGTGTCGGGTACCACGAGATCGTGCCATTCACGCTCACGGCAGATATTCCCTCGGACGCCGGTGCGTTCAGGTACACCCTGGAACCGGTATTTCTCCGGTAA
- a CDS encoding DJ-1/PfpI family protein, whose translation MKIAFVVYDNLTLLDFAGAYDPLTRLKTMGFVPDLTYDICSRTGDVRSSEGARLAADRAAPDLSEYDYVIVPGGDGIQPLMKDPEFLRWIAVASPRTTVAALCGGSLLLGAAGLLKGKAGDNAPAVCGIPESLRGRSPAGPDR comes from the coding sequence ATGAAGATCGCGTTTGTTGTGTACGATAATCTCACCCTGCTCGATTTTGCCGGTGCCTATGATCCCCTGACCCGGCTGAAGACCATGGGATTTGTTCCCGATCTTACGTACGATATCTGCTCCCGCACGGGAGATGTCCGGTCATCGGAAGGGGCCCGGCTTGCAGCCGACAGGGCAGCACCCGATCTCTCAGAATATGATTATGTCATCGTTCCGGGCGGCGACGGGATCCAGCCGCTCATGAAGGACCCGGAATTCCTGCGCTGGATCGCGGTGGCCTCTCCTAGAACAACGGTTGCAGCCCTTTGCGGCGGATCGCTCCTGCTCGGGGCTGCCGGTTTGCTGAAAGGGAAAGCGGGCGACAACGCACCCGCAGTTTGCGGGATTCCTGAATCACTTCGCGGGCGAAGTCCTGCCGGACCGGATCGTTGA